A window of the Phaseolus vulgaris cultivar G19833 chromosome 5, P. vulgaris v2.0, whole genome shotgun sequence genome harbors these coding sequences:
- the LOC137834999 gene encoding 9-cis-epoxycarotenoid dioxygenase NCED1, chloroplastic, producing the protein MPSPASNTWINTTLPSSCSSPFKDLASTSSSPTTLLPFKKRSSSNTNTITCSLQTLHYPKQYQPTSTSTTTTPTPIKPTTTTTTTTPHRETKPLSDTKQPFPQKWNFLQKAAATALDMVETALVSHESKHPLPKTADPRVQIAGNFAPVPEHAADQALPVVGKIPKCIDGVYVRNGANPLYEPVAGHHFFDGDGMVHAVKFTNGAASYACRFTETQRLAQEKSLGRPVFPKAIGELHGHSGIARLLLFYARSLFQLVDGSHGMGVANAGLVYFNNHLLAMSEDDLPYHVRITSNGDLTTVGRYDFNGQLNSTMIAHPKLDPVNGDLHALSYDVVQKPYLKYFRFSADGVKSPDVEIPLKEPTMMHDFAITENFVVVPDQQVVFKLTEMITGGSPVVYDKNKTSRFGILDKNAKDANAMRWIDAPECFCFHLWNAWEEPETDEIVVIGSCMTPADSIFNECDESLKSVLSEIRLNLRTGKSTRRPIISDAEQVNLEAGMVNRNKLGRKTQFAYLALAEPWPKVSGFAKVDLFSGEVQKYMYGEEKFGGEPLFLPNGEEEGDGYILAFVHDEKEWKSELQIVNAQNLKLEASIKLPSRVPYGFHGTFIHSKDLRKQA; encoded by the coding sequence ATGCCTTCACCAGCTTCAAATACTTGGATTAACACCACACTCCCATCTTCTTGTTCTTCCCCCTTTAAGGACCTGGCTTCCACATCTTCTTCTCCCACAACCTTACTTCCCTTCAAGAAAAGATCctcttccaacaccaacaccatcACATGTTCTCTTCAAACACTCCACTACCCCAAACAGTACCAACCAACATCCACATCCACAACCACAACCCCAACTCCGATTAaacccaccaccaccaccacaacCACCACCCCGCACAGGGAAACCAAACCTCTCTCCGACACCAAACAACCATTTCCTCAAAAATGGAACTTTCTGCAGAAAGCCGCTGCGACAGCCTTGGATATGGTGGAGACGGCGCTGGTTTCGCACGAGAGCAAACACCCGCTCCCCAAAACGGCGGACCCGAGAGTCCAAATCGCCGGGAACTTCGCGCCGGTGCCGGAGCACGCCGCGGATCAAGCCCTTCCGGTGGTCGGAAAAATCCCCAAATGCATTGACGGCGTGTACGTGCGCAACGGCGCGAATCCGCTCTACGAGCCCGTCGCCGGGCACCACTTCTTCGACGGCGACGGCATGGTCCACGCCGTGAAGTTCACGAACGGCGCTGCCAGCTACGCGTGCCGCTTCACCGAAACACAGCGTCTCGCGCAAGAGAAATCTTTAGGCCGCCCGGTGTTCCCGAAGGCTATCGGCGAACTCCACGGCCACTCCGGCATAGCTCGCCTCCTCCTTTTCTACGCTCGCAGCCTCTTCCAGCTCGTTGATGGGTCCCACGGCATGGGGGTGGCGAACGCCGGTCTCGTCTATTTCAACAACCACCTCTTGGCCATGTCCGAAGACGATTTACCATACCACGTGAGAATCACCTCTAACGGCGACTTAACCACCGTTGGCCGTTACGACTTCAACGGCCAGCTCAACTCCACAATGATCGCCCACCCGAAACTCGACCCCGTCAACGGCGACCTCCACGCGCTCAGCTACGACGTCGTTCAGAAGCCTTACCTCAAGTACTTCCGTTTCTCCGCTGACGGCGTAAAGTCCCCCGACGTCGAAATCCCCCTGAAAGAGCCAACCATGATGCACGATTTCGCCATAACGGAGAATTTCGTCGTCGTCCCCGACCAGCAGGTGGTCTTCAAACTAACAGAGATGATCACCGGCGGCTCCCCCGTGGTCTACGACAAGAACAAAACCTCACGGTTTGGGATTTTGGATAAGAATGCGAAGGACGCGAATGCGATGCGGTGGATCGACGCGCCGGAGTGTTTCTGCTTCCATCTCTGGAACGCGTGGGAGGAGCCTGAAACCGACGAGATTGTGGTGATTGGGTCCTGCATGACCCCTGCGGACTCCATTTTCAATGAATGCGATGAGAGTTTGAAGAGCGTCTTGTCTGAGATAAGGCTGAACTTGAGGACGGGCAAGTCGACTCGCCGCCCCATTATCTCCGACGCCGAACAAGTGAACCTTGAAGCCGGCATGGTGAACAGAAACAAGCTAGGAAGGAAAACTCAGTTCGCTTATCTGGCTCTGGCCGAGCCCTGGCCCAAAGTCTCGGGCTTTGCGAAAGTTGATTTGTTCAGTGGGGAAGTGCAGAAGTACATGTATGGAGAAGAAAAGTTCGGTGGGGAGCCTCTGTTTCTTCCCAACGGCGAAGAAGAAGGTGATGGGTATATTCTGGCATTCGTGCACGACGAGAAAGAGTGGAAATCCGAGCTGCAGATTGTGAATGCCCAAAATTTAAAGCTCGAAGCTTCCATCAAACTCCCCTCTCGCGTTCCTTATGGTTTTCATGGCACTTTTATTCATTCTAAGGATTTGAGGAAACAAGCTTGA